The following is a genomic window from Candidatus Zixiibacteriota bacterium.
CGCGGTGCCATTCCCGGCAAAAAGCCGATCACGCCGCCGGCAGGCAAGAGAACCGCCTTCCTGTCGAGATCTGCTCCGAGCAGAACCGGCTCACCGGCTGACAGGTTCCAGAATGCCGCCACCGGAGGCGAGGCGAGGACCTTCCGGTCGGCGGCGGTCGTTACGACCTCGCTGAATTTTGCCGTGACGCCCAGGTGCTCTTCGAAGAGAGCCGTCCGAAGGTAGCGCCGGGGCTCCTCGATCAGATAGAGCGGCACGCCGCTCAAGCCGTAACCAGGATAGAAAAAGCCCGGCAGGATCGCTTCGAACAGGTAATCGAGCGAGGAAACGTCGGGTCGCTGAAAAGCGGCCAGGCGGGTTCTCAGCGCCGCGCGGAGCGCCTGCGTTTGTGCTCCGAGCCCCTGCTCGAGCTGTCGCGGCTCGACCAGGTCGGCGGGATTGATTGTCACGTGGAGCTCGCTTCCCATCTGCACCGTTGCACCCCTCAGCGCCTTCTCTTCGAACGACTTGGATGCAATGCCGGGATACAGGCTCACGCTCGCCATCAGCCCAACGATGAGCAGGAAGCTCGCGATCCGATGGGGCTTCAGCGACATGTGCGCGAGGGAAAGACCGTGCAGCTTCCCGCCGATAACGCGCGCCATCGAGCTCAACAGGCCGCGAAGCAGCGACCGCCGGGCGACCAGCAGCGCGACCAGGCCATGGACCAGGAGCGGCAGCGCCACGAAGTCGAGCACGCGATCCAGAAACAAGACGCTCTCCACGAGCCATTGCCGCGCCTCGCTGTCCTCTCCGGCCGTCGCCAGCAGCTCGCCAAGGTTGAACCCTCCGATCCATCCGCCGATCTTGCCCGCGCCGGCGGCCAACGCGACCCCCTCGAGCACCGAGAAACGAACACGCGTCTGACTCGACTCGGACAGGGCGACCCGGCGCGACGCTTCCAGTGGCGAGATCGTCGTGGCGTACCGCACCAGGCGTCGGCTGATGAGCAGGACGAGCAGCAGGCCGGCCACCAAAAAAAGAAGCATCCTCGTCGGTCCCTGGACCCGCGACAGAACGTCTGGGGGGAGGAGACGGCCCTCGTAGGCGAAGAGAGGAACGACGGTCCCCGAGACCAGGCCGGCAACTCCGCCGACAAGCCCGCCGAGGCCGATGGAGAGCAGCAGGCTCCACCCGAGGAGCCGGCCGGGTACGCCGCGAAGGCGCATGAGGCCCAGCGTTCGTCGCTCGTTCAGGATGAGCAGCGAGGAAAGATCCGAGGCGAGCATCCAGGCTATGGCCAGCAGGGGAATTGCGATCAGCAGCGTGGCGAGCCCGATGGCGCGCGAGATTTCCGCCATGCGCCTCAAGAGAACGAGCAGGGCGTTGTCCACGAAAATCGCCGGCCCCATGGACTTCGCTCTGCGCTCGACTTCCGCGTTGAGCGCTTCCAGGCGCGCGAGCGACCCCTCGACGTCCCAGCCGGAGATCAGCGCCTTGCGATCGAGCCGCGCGACGTGCACGACCTCCGGCAGGTACTCACCCGCCGTCACGTGAATGTCGGCGCGGTCACCCAGCGCGCCGCGCGCGAGCGCGTCGAAGCGTCGGAGCACGCCGAAGTCATAGGGCGCAACGAGAATCACCCCGATATAAGGAACGAAGGAGATCGAGCCGACCTCCTCCATGAAGTAGCGATTGATATCGGACCGCTCCAGGCGCACCACGCCGCGCAGCGGGAGCTCGAACAGCCCCGCGCTGATTTTCTTCCGGTCGGAGTACACCCGCACCGAAAACCGCCGGGCCCCCTGCAGCGCGAGGTAGGCCTTGCCCATGTGCTGCTCCGGGCCGACGAGGGCGAGAAACGCCGCATCCGGCTCCGTTCCGGGGGGCCGCGCTTCGGGCGGCAGCAGATTCAGGTCGGTCGCGGCGAGAATCGACACCCAAGGAGCTGCAAGGGGCTTGCCGTCGACGATCAGGATCGCCTCGGGCGGCGGCTTCGAGCGCAGGAACGTGAGGCTCTCGACCCGCCGGATACCGCCGATCTCCTTCAGCTCCGCCGCCACTTCCGCGGAGACGGAGAAGTCCGTCGTCTGGTAGAGCGCAATGTCCCACGACAGGCGGGAGAGCTGGTCCTCGACGTAGAGCTTCAGCGCATGGTGGGAGGCGAGATTGATCGCGGCGAGCAAACCCGATACGAGAAGCGTGACGACGCCGAAAGCGACAAAAGCTCGCTTGCCGACGATTCGTGCGAGTCGCAGGAGCAGGAACACGGAGCAGCGCTCGAGGGCCGGCTCTCGCCGGTCCCGTTCAGGGAGTCTCGGCGATCACCTGCGGCCTTTCATGGCCGGGTAGAAGTATTCGAACGTCCCGGCCTCGATTTTGCGCATGACCTCTGCAAACGTCTTCCAGGGATCCCGCGCGTAGTCCTCGAATCTGCCGGGGGCGTTGATCCCCGGGATGTAGGGCGACCAGTCGTCGCTCAAGACCTCGTCGGGATTGCCGTAGCGGGAAGCCAGGGCCCGGATCTCCGGGCTCTTCAGCGCGTTCACTTCCCCTTTGTCGATCAGCGTAATCCAGGTGTTCTTCGTGCCGCGCACCCTCACCCGATAAGTCGGAAGCGTGTTGTGGATGTGCCACCAGTGATCGTTCGGCAGTGCATGCTGCTTGGCGAAGTCCATCCACTCCTTGGACTCGACCGCCTTGTCCGGGCCGTGATCGAGGCGCAATCCGAAGCCCCAGTGAATCACCCCGGCGTTGTTGCGCTCGGAGGTGTTGACGCCCATCCCGTTCTCGTCGGGACGCCTGAAGAATTTTGGATTGGTACCCATGCCCGCCTCGTAGAGCCACCAGTAACCGGGCTGGTCGTGGAACGGGTAAGTAAGCTCGTTGATCTTGGGATATTTGAGAAATTCCCGCCACAGCTCGCCGTAGATCCCGCCGCCCTTCACCTCGGTCACGTAACCGTCCTTCACGCGCACCTCGATGCGGGGAAAGGACCCGGTATGGTTGCTCGTGCCGGCGAACACGCCGTTGACCTTGACGAGGAACCGGGGATTGTACTTCTTCGTGAAGGCGGGATAGTCCACGGAAGAATAGGGGAATCGCCCTGTCGCCTGGTGCGGGAACATGAACAGGTGGCCTTGCTGATAGGCCCCCTCGGCCCAGGCCTTTGCCTGCTTTTCGTCGAGCTCGAAAGCGAAGCTGGTGCCCTCGGGGTCGCTGACTTCCACACGATCGGCCCATGCCAGGGGTTCGATCACACGCTCCTCGGCCAGCCTCCAGATGTCGCCGGGAAACGTCGCCGCTTTGTTCATCAGCTCGTAGCGGTTGTCGAAAATGAAGTTGCCGTAGAACTTGCTGCCGTGCGGCTCGATGCTCCTGCGCGTCACGGTGCGTCCGCCCCGGCGCCAGAAAACGGCGTTGACCTCCTTGTGCTGGTCGAGGTACCTGACGATCGCTTCGGCAACGCTCTTCCCGCCGAACCGCCGCCCCAGGTCGATCAACTCCTTGGAACTCTGCTCTTCCTTCTCGAACACCGCCCGGTAAAGGTCGGGCCGGCGTTCCTTGAGCCATCTCTTCGGGATCTCCGGGTCGCTGAAGCGTTGGAGGATCCAGGCTCGCGCCTCCATGTAGCCGTGCTCGGCGGTAAACCATCGGTTCGCCTTGACCGCCTTGACCGCCTGCTCCTTGCTGACGCCGAGGAGCTGATGCTCGGGAACCATCTGTACCTTGACTCCGCGTTCCTCATAGGCGCGCCGGATCGCCTGCAGGATCATTTCGTCCGCCGTCGGTTCGGTGAAAATTGCCACCGTCTGGCCTTTTTCGACGAGACCGAGCGGGGTCCTTCCTCCCGTCTGCCTCACGGCCGCACGGGCGTAGGGCATGACGTCCTCGATGGATTTCGGCGGTCTGAGATAAGACGGGAACCGCGGCTGCGGGTACTTGGACCGTTCGGCACCCGAAAGCGGCGCCACCGTGGCGACGAGCAGGAACACGAGCGTTGCGCTGAGTCTTTTTCCCATGGCCATCCCTCCACGGCCAGAGATTTATTGACTTCGATCGCGGGTTGTCAAGCCGTTTCACGCGGCGCCGTAGCCAGACGGGATCGCCGGACCCTCCGTTTGCATCTCCCGGCGTATTCGAGTAACGTCCGGCAGCTCGCGTTTTTTCGCTATGGAGATCGGCAAGAGCATTCTTTTCCTTCCCCTGGCCCTTCTTGGAACGTTGGGGTGCGCCACGCTCGGTCACGAGGGTGCGAATCGCGCGCGGCCCGAGCGGCCGGTGGGCGGTGAAAGGTCCGCCGCCGGGCCCGCAGAGGCCGAGCGAGCCCTGATCGCCGAACCGCAAGCGGTGCGCGAAACCACGCTGGAGGCGCTCCCCGCAGAGGCGCCGGCGGAGGAGCCGCGCGCGCAACGGCCCGTACATTCTCCGAGCACCCGCGTGCCCGCGGCCGAGGGCGCCGCCAGGGCGCGCCGGCCGCACGCGCCTCAGGTGGACAGCCTGGTCGAGCTCCTGGGGAAGGATATCGACAAAGCCCTCGGGCAGCCGCCCGACCGCCGGCGCATCGAGTTCTCGTCGGCAGTCACCCGGAACCCGAAGGTCCGGTACTTCCTCAGGCACTACAGCCGGAACGGCCGGGCGCAATTGCGGAAGCTGCTCGCCCGCTCGGGGCGGTACTGGCCGATGATCGCAAAGATCCTGAACGAGGAAGGGTTGCCGGAGGAGCTTGGCTATCTCGCCTTGATCGAGAGCGGTTTCGTTCCGCATCGGGCTTCGCCCCGGGGCGCCGTCGGGCTATGGCAGTTCGTTCCGGCGACCGCCCGCCATTACGGCCTCAAGATCGACCGCTGGGTGGACGAGCGCCGCGACCCGGTCAAGGCGACGCGCGCCGCGGCGGCCTACCTCAAGGACCTGCACGACTATTTCGGCCGCTGGTATCTCGTCACCGCCGCCTACAACGCCGGCCCCGGCACCGTGGATCGCGCCTTGCAGTCGAGCGGAACGAGCGACTTCTGGACGCTGAGCGGCAACGCGCGCCTGAGCAACGAGACCCGGGACTTCGTACCCAAGTTCGTCGCGGTCGCGATGATCGCCGCCGATCCGGCGAAGTACGGGATCCGCGACATCGAATACGAGCCACCGCTCGAGTATCGAGAGGTCGAGATCGACGAGCCGATGAGCCTGGCGACGCTGGCCGCCATGGCCGAGACGACGGTGGCCGAGCTTCGCGAGCTGAACCCGTCGCTCCTGCACGACCTCACGCCCCCGGACCCTTCGGGGTTTCGAATCAAGATCCCGACCGGCAGCGCGGCGGCCTTCGCCCGAGCCTATCGGCGACATCAGGAAACCCGCCCCGCAGGCGGTCGGGTGGTCATCCACGAGGTGCGCAGAGGCGAGACCCTCTTTTCGATCGCACGGCGCTACGGCCAGGAGGTTCGCGCGCTCATGCAGCTGAACGGGCTGGCGAGCGCCCGCCTGAGGGTCGGGCAGCGGTTGAAGGTGATCGTGGAAAGGATGGGAGGCCGATTGCGTTGAGGCGCTCGGGCGGAGCCGGCATCCCTACGCTCTCTGCTCGATCGCGACGTAGTCCCGTTTCGCCGGGCCCAGGTAGATCTGCTTCGGACGCGCGAGCTTCTGTTCGGGATCCGTCAGCATCTCCTCCCATTGCGCGATCCACCCCGAGGTTCGCGGAATGGCGAACAGCACCGGGAACATGTCCATCGGCAACCCCATGGACTGGTAGATCAGGCCGGAGTAGAAGTCGACGTTCGGATAGAGCTTGCGCTTGATGAAGTAGTCGTCCTGCAGCGCGATCCGCTCCAGCTCCAGGGCAATGTCGAGCAGCGGGTTGCGCCCCTTGACCTCGAAGACCTGATCCGCGATCTCCTTGATGATCCTCGCCCGCGGATCGTAGTTCTTGTAGACGCGGTGGCCGAATCCCATCAGCCGCCCCTCGCCCCCTTTGACCTTCTTGATGAACTCGGGAACCTTGTCCTTCGAGCCGATCGCCATCAGCATTCTCAGCACCGCCTCGTTGGCTCCGCCGTGCAGCGGCCCGTACAGCGCCGCGGCCGCCGCCGCCACCGCGGAGTACGGGTCGGAGTGCGAGCTGCCTACGCCGCGCATCGCGTTCGTACTGCAGTTCTGCTCGTGGTCGGCGTGCAGGATGAAGAGGACGTCGAGCGCCCGTTCCAGCACCGGATGCGGCTGATACTTGAGCTCGGTCATCTTGAAAAGCATGTTGAGGAAGTTGCCCGTGTAGCTCAGATCGTTGTCGGGATACGAATAGGGCAACCCCAGGCTGTGACGGTAGGCGAACGCCGCCAGCGTCGGCATCTTGCTGATCAGACGGTAGGTCTGCTCGCGCCGGGACTGCAGGTCGAAGATCTGTTTGGCCGACGGATAGAAGGTCGAAAGCGCTCCCACGGTGCTCACCAGGATCCCCATCGGGTGGGCGTCGTGGTGAAAGCCGTCGATGAGCTTCTTGATGTTCTCGTGGATGATCGAGTGGTAGGTGACGTTGCGCGTCCACTCCTGGAGCTGCGCGCGGTTCGGCAGTTCTCCGTACAAGATCAGGTAGGCGGTCTCCAGGTAAGTGCTCTTCTCCGCGAGCTGTTCGATCGGATAGCCTCGGTAGCGCAGGATTCCTTTTTCGCCGTCGATAAAGGTGATCTTGCTCTGGCACGAGGCGGTGTTCATGAAACCCGGATCGTAGCTCACCAGACCCTCGTCGTCGTTGACTTTGATCTGCTGCAGGTCGGTGGCGCGGATCGCCCCGTTGCGGATGGGAATCTCGTATTGTTTGCCGGTCCGGTTATCGATAATGGTCAATGTCTCCGACGCCATGCGCGTGCACCTTTCGATCCCCGATTTTGATTCGTTTTAGACCATCCTCCCGCGCCGGTCAACCTTGCGTCACGCGGTCTGCGGGCTCAAAACCCAGGCGACGTTCCAGCGCGCCGCCTCCCGCGCGCAACAGACCAGGGTCGCGGGGCCGAAATCGGCCACCGGCCGCTCGGGATCGCCCGAAACCAGAGATGCCACCAAACGGCCCAAATGGGGAAGATGTCCCACCACGAGCACCGGCTCCTCGGCGGCCTGAAGCTCGGCCCGCAGCACCATCGGGTCGTCCTGAGGCAGCAAACCGCCGCTCTGCCGCACGCCTTTCTCCGGCCGGAGATGCAAC
Proteins encoded in this region:
- a CDS encoding FtsX-like permease family protein — encoded protein: MFLLLRLARIVGKRAFVAFGVVTLLVSGLLAAINLASHHALKLYVEDQLSRLSWDIALYQTTDFSVSAEVAAELKEIGGIRRVESLTFLRSKPPPEAILIVDGKPLAAPWVSILAATDLNLLPPEARPPGTEPDAAFLALVGPEQHMGKAYLALQGARRFSVRVYSDRKKISAGLFELPLRGVVRLERSDINRYFMEEVGSISFVPYIGVILVAPYDFGVLRRFDALARGALGDRADIHVTAGEYLPEVVHVARLDRKALISGWDVEGSLARLEALNAEVERRAKSMGPAIFVDNALLVLLRRMAEISRAIGLATLLIAIPLLAIAWMLASDLSSLLILNERRTLGLMRLRGVPGRLLGWSLLLSIGLGGLVGGVAGLVSGTVVPLFAYEGRLLPPDVLSRVQGPTRMLLFLVAGLLLVLLISRRLVRYATTISPLEASRRVALSESSQTRVRFSVLEGVALAAGAGKIGGWIGGFNLGELLATAGEDSEARQWLVESVLFLDRVLDFVALPLLVHGLVALLVARRSLLRGLLSSMARVIGGKLHGLSLAHMSLKPHRIASFLLIVGLMASVSLYPGIASKSFEEKALRGATVQMGSELHVTINPADLVEPRQLEQGLGAQTQALRAALRTRLAAFQRPDVSSLDYLFEAILPGFFYPGYGLSGVPLYLIEEPRRYLRTALFEEHLGVTAKFSEVVTTAADRKVLASPPVAAFWNLSAGEPVLLGADLDRKAVLLPAGGVIGFLPGMAPRSVSDRQSYVSARIDYLNHLASTDAYLVATMDNPAAANLKVLIPRVFVLVRTKPGADPGGIVRDLNRALGARPLEVRELRRELEKVGGDMFIFLAMENMRIYLAGGVLLAVVAILAIALTNYLEDRRTLGLLRVRGVSPGLVFRFLASGLLAPALLGLGVGLLVALAAGFGLANLIWSLRQLKSVVHLLPTHLVVSQQTVWVALGLLALMAGMALLFSLWVFRRSARASVTES
- a CDS encoding transglycosylase SLT domain-containing protein; this translates as MEIGKSILFLPLALLGTLGCATLGHEGANRARPERPVGGERSAAGPAEAERALIAEPQAVRETTLEALPAEAPAEEPRAQRPVHSPSTRVPAAEGAARARRPHAPQVDSLVELLGKDIDKALGQPPDRRRIEFSSAVTRNPKVRYFLRHYSRNGRAQLRKLLARSGRYWPMIAKILNEEGLPEELGYLALIESGFVPHRASPRGAVGLWQFVPATARHYGLKIDRWVDERRDPVKATRAAAAYLKDLHDYFGRWYLVTAAYNAGPGTVDRALQSSGTSDFWTLSGNARLSNETRDFVPKFVAVAMIAADPAKYGIRDIEYEPPLEYREVEIDEPMSLATLAAMAETTVAELRELNPSLLHDLTPPDPSGFRIKIPTGSAAAFARAYRRHQETRPAGGRVVIHEVRRGETLFSIARRYGQEVRALMQLNGLASARLRVGQRLKVIVERMGGRLR
- a CDS encoding citrate synthase, which gives rise to MASETLTIIDNRTGKQYEIPIRNGAIRATDLQQIKVNDDEGLVSYDPGFMNTASCQSKITFIDGEKGILRYRGYPIEQLAEKSTYLETAYLILYGELPNRAQLQEWTRNVTYHSIIHENIKKLIDGFHHDAHPMGILVSTVGALSTFYPSAKQIFDLQSRREQTYRLISKMPTLAAFAYRHSLGLPYSYPDNDLSYTGNFLNMLFKMTELKYQPHPVLERALDVLFILHADHEQNCSTNAMRGVGSSHSDPYSAVAAAAAALYGPLHGGANEAVLRMLMAIGSKDKVPEFIKKVKGGEGRLMGFGHRVYKNYDPRARIIKEIADQVFEVKGRNPLLDIALELERIALQDDYFIKRKLYPNVDFYSGLIYQSMGLPMDMFPVLFAIPRTSGWIAQWEEMLTDPEQKLARPKQIYLGPAKRDYVAIEQRA
- the sixA gene encoding phosphohistidine phosphatase SixA — translated: MDFYFVRHGEAAPEQLDPRRPLTDAGRRDVERVARSAAARQLRIAEILHSGVLRARETAEIFALHLRPEKGVRQSGGLLPQDDPMVLRAELQAAEEPVLVVGHLPHLGRLVASLVSGDPERPVADFGPATLVCCAREAARWNVAWVLSPQTA